In the genome of Streptacidiphilus rugosus AM-16, one region contains:
- a CDS encoding MMPL family transporter, with amino-acid sequence MNTASGAVRGPGLLHRLGRWCARHSLRVVAAWLVLLVGLGVADARWGGDFVDSFSLPGTSTQTGTDLLKAHGGPTLSGTAAPIVIRSGQGSLAEHRAAVDAAVDKLAHLPNVLSASSPLTTGAVSASGDIGQIAVHFSSNPASFPHSYIAQVDAAVAPLRADHVTVEYGDPLGQLAAPKSADRTSEAIGLAVAVLVLLIGFGSVAAAGLPLVTAILGLAVGIGGLGLLAAHVSFGQAAPTLAAMMGLGVGIDYALFLTTRHRALLEDGLEPAEAVGRTVATSGRAVLVAAATVAMALAGLYVSGMSFIGTLGVAAGLTVVVAAAASLTLTPALLGLLGRRIDRLRVRTPVAEPTGDGDLWHRWAATVGRRPWLHLTAGLLLLGILAVPAASLRLGHIDAGAQPTSSTDRHAYDLITEGFGPGANGPITVVAQLDSDLAADQTQRQTLADTLRQDLAAVPGVASVTPPKTSPDDDLLIATVTPTTGPQDQATATLLHTLQNDAVPHALSGSGAVGFVTGVTAAGQTFTDTLVSKLPLIIGVVVAAAFLLLLTVFRSPLVALKAALLNLLSIGAAYGVVVAVFQWGWGGSFLGVAEKVPVESYVPMMMFAIVFGLSMDYEVFLLARIREAWLHGGDNGASVATGLAATARVITCAALIMTSVFLAFMLSTNVVVKMLALGLGVSVIIDATVVRLLLVPATMYLLGNANWWIPAWLDRLLPHLDPEGTAGEAPSSAAELAGQGQR; translated from the coding sequence ATGAACACCGCATCGGGCGCCGTCCGCGGCCCAGGGCTCCTGCACCGTCTCGGTCGCTGGTGCGCCCGGCACAGCCTGCGCGTCGTCGCCGCCTGGCTCGTGCTGCTCGTCGGACTCGGCGTGGCCGACGCCCGCTGGGGCGGCGACTTCGTCGACAGCTTCTCACTGCCAGGCACCAGCACCCAGACCGGCACCGACCTGCTCAAGGCCCACGGCGGCCCGACCTTGTCGGGGACCGCGGCACCGATCGTGATCAGGTCCGGCCAGGGTTCGCTCGCCGAACACCGGGCGGCCGTCGACGCCGCCGTGGACAAGCTCGCGCACCTGCCGAACGTCCTGTCCGCGAGCAGTCCGCTCACCACCGGGGCGGTGTCCGCCTCCGGCGACATCGGGCAGATCGCCGTCCACTTCAGCAGCAACCCGGCGAGTTTCCCCCACTCCTACATCGCCCAGGTCGACGCCGCCGTCGCGCCGCTCCGCGCCGACCACGTGACCGTCGAGTACGGCGACCCGCTCGGACAGCTCGCCGCCCCCAAGTCCGCCGACCGGACCTCGGAGGCGATCGGCCTGGCCGTCGCCGTACTGGTGCTGCTGATCGGCTTCGGCAGCGTCGCCGCGGCCGGGCTGCCGCTGGTGACCGCGATCCTCGGGCTCGCGGTCGGCATCGGCGGACTCGGCCTGCTGGCCGCGCACGTCAGCTTCGGGCAGGCCGCGCCGACACTCGCCGCGATGATGGGCCTGGGCGTGGGCATCGACTACGCGCTCTTCCTGACCACCCGCCACCGCGCCCTGCTGGAGGACGGCCTCGAACCCGCAGAGGCGGTCGGCCGCACCGTGGCCACCAGCGGCCGGGCCGTCCTCGTCGCCGCGGCGACGGTGGCGATGGCGCTCGCCGGACTCTACGTCTCCGGCATGAGCTTCATCGGCACGCTCGGCGTCGCCGCCGGCCTCACCGTCGTCGTGGCGGCCGCCGCCTCCCTCACCCTCACCCCCGCGCTGCTGGGCCTGCTCGGCCGCCGCATCGACCGCCTCCGCGTCCGCACGCCGGTCGCCGAGCCCACCGGCGACGGCGACCTCTGGCACCGCTGGGCCGCGACCGTCGGGCGGCGGCCGTGGCTCCATCTGACCGCCGGTCTGCTGCTGCTCGGCATCCTGGCCGTCCCCGCCGCCTCGCTGCGGCTCGGCCACATCGACGCGGGCGCGCAGCCCACCAGCAGCACCGATCGGCATGCGTACGACCTGATCACCGAGGGTTTCGGCCCCGGCGCCAACGGCCCGATCACCGTGGTCGCCCAGCTCGACAGCGACCTGGCCGCTGACCAGACGCAACGTCAGACACTCGCCGACACCCTGCGGCAGGACCTCGCGGCCGTGCCCGGCGTCGCCTCGGTGACGCCGCCGAAGACCAGCCCCGACGACGACCTGCTGATCGCCACGGTCACCCCGACCACCGGCCCGCAGGACCAGGCAACCGCCACCCTGCTGCACACCCTGCAGAACGACGCGGTACCGCACGCGCTCTCCGGCAGCGGCGCGGTCGGCTTCGTCACCGGTGTCACCGCGGCAGGGCAGACCTTCACGGACACGCTGGTGTCCAAGCTGCCGCTGATCATCGGCGTGGTCGTGGCCGCGGCGTTCCTGCTGCTGCTCACCGTCTTCCGCAGTCCGCTGGTCGCACTGAAGGCCGCGCTGCTGAACCTGCTCTCCATCGGGGCGGCCTACGGCGTGGTCGTCGCGGTCTTCCAGTGGGGTTGGGGCGGCTCGTTCCTGGGCGTCGCCGAGAAGGTCCCCGTCGAGTCCTACGTGCCGATGATGATGTTCGCGATCGTCTTCGGACTCTCGATGGACTACGAGGTCTTCCTGCTCGCCCGGATCCGCGAGGCGTGGTTGCACGGCGGCGACAACGGCGCCTCCGTCGCCACCGGCCTGGCGGCCACCGCGCGCGTCATCACCTGTGCGGCGCTCATCATGACCAGTGTCTTCCTGGCCTTCATGCTGTCGACGAACGTCGTGGTGAAGATGCTCGCGCTGGGGTTGGGGGTGAGCGTGATCATCGACGCCACGGTCGTCCGGCTGCTGCTCGTCCCGGCGACGATGTACCTGCTCGGGAACGCCAACTGGTGGATCCCGGCCTGGCTGGACCGGCTCCTGCCGCACCTCGACCCGGAAGGCACCGCGGGAGAGGCCCCCTCGTCCGCCGCGGAGCTCGCCGGGCAGGGGCAGCGATGA
- a CDS encoding HhH-GPD-type base excision DNA repair protein: MANALRLAQNPEADALLSRSPLAAMIGMLLDQQVPMEWAFTGPYTLLERLGGEDLDAHAIATLDPEAFAAVCAEKPAVHRYPGSMAKRIQQLCAFLDERYDGDVTQVWSGVGSGAELFDRLVELPGFGKQKAQIFLALLGKQLGVQPKGWREAAGAYGDKNSFRSVADITGPESLTKVRAFKQEAKAAAKAAKAP, encoded by the coding sequence ATGGCGAACGCCCTCCGCCTCGCCCAGAACCCCGAGGCCGACGCGCTGCTCAGCCGCAGTCCGCTGGCCGCGATGATCGGCATGCTGCTGGACCAGCAGGTGCCCATGGAATGGGCGTTCACCGGCCCCTACACGCTGCTGGAACGCCTGGGCGGCGAGGATCTGGACGCCCACGCGATCGCGACCCTCGACCCCGAGGCGTTCGCCGCCGTCTGCGCGGAGAAGCCTGCGGTGCACCGGTATCCCGGTTCGATGGCGAAGCGGATCCAGCAGCTGTGCGCGTTCCTGGACGAGCGGTACGACGGTGACGTCACCCAGGTCTGGAGCGGGGTCGGCAGCGGAGCGGAGCTGTTCGACCGGCTGGTCGAGCTGCCGGGCTTCGGCAAGCAGAAGGCGCAGATCTTCCTCGCGCTGCTCGGCAAGCAGTTGGGCGTCCAGCCCAAGGGCTGGCGCGAGGCGGCGGGCGCCTACGGCGATAAGAACAGCTTCCGCTCGGTCGCGGACATCACGGGACCGGAGTCCCTCACCAAGGTCCGCGCGTTCAAGCAGGAAGCAAAGGCCGCAGCCAAGGCCGCGAAGGCCCCGTAA
- a CDS encoding response regulator transcription factor — MTESRGLVLVVEDERHIADVQRLYLAREGYGVHVESDGAAGLAAVRRMRPVAIVLDIGLPGLDGLEFCRTLREAGDWTPVLLVTARGEEADRILGLELGADDYLTKPFSPRELVVRLKTVLRRAAGPPEQPVGRLGRLSVDAAARTVLRDGEPVELTATEFNLLAHLLQRPGQVFTREQLLAQVWGYAGYRDTRMVDVFVSQLRSKLGDASPIRTVRGVGYSAKDPGVGEPGAKAPGTGAGTGTGHGSEDPGA; from the coding sequence ATGACGGAGTCCCGGGGCCTGGTCCTGGTCGTCGAGGACGAGCGGCACATCGCCGACGTCCAGCGGCTCTATCTGGCCCGCGAGGGTTACGGCGTGCACGTGGAGAGCGACGGGGCCGCCGGGCTGGCGGCGGTCCGGCGGATGCGCCCGGTGGCGATCGTGCTGGACATCGGCCTGCCTGGACTGGACGGCCTGGAGTTCTGCCGGACCCTGCGCGAGGCGGGGGACTGGACGCCGGTGCTGCTGGTGACCGCGCGGGGCGAGGAGGCGGACCGGATCCTCGGTCTGGAGCTGGGGGCGGACGACTACCTCACCAAGCCGTTCTCGCCGCGGGAGCTGGTCGTGCGGCTCAAGACCGTGCTGCGCCGGGCGGCGGGCCCGCCGGAGCAGCCCGTCGGCCGCCTCGGTCGGCTCAGCGTGGACGCGGCGGCCCGCACGGTGCTCCGCGACGGCGAGCCGGTGGAGCTGACCGCCACCGAGTTCAACCTCCTCGCCCACCTGCTGCAGCGCCCCGGCCAGGTCTTCACCCGGGAGCAGCTGCTCGCCCAGGTCTGGGGCTACGCGGGCTATCGGGACACCCGGATGGTGGACGTCTTCGTCTCCCAGCTCCGGTCCAAGCTCGGCGACGCCAGCCCGATCCGCACCGTGCGCGGCGTCGGCTACAGCGCGAAGGACCCGGGAGTGGGCGAGCCCGGCGCGAAGGCTCCCGGTACGGGCGCCGGCACCGGCACCGGCCATGGCTCCGAGGACCCCGGAGCATGA
- a CDS encoding LysR family transcriptional regulator: MIDVQRLAVLREVARQGSFNRAAAELRFTPSAVSQQIAALERSLGAAVVERSTRGVTLTEAGRLLVEAADAIAAELVDTQQRIDRLTAPRAALTVATFASGGRHLLPSALGDFVVDHPEVELTVLELEPEESLPSVREGRADLALAYHFGGPPPARPGDRSGLDWTPLRADPLRVVLPRAHPAAGRDVLHLAELAEERWVLGCLKSAAQLAHHADLAGVELHVSCSSTDYAFAQSLVRAGIGIALIPEIALSHAPDLAVVPLAAPSPVRHLGLALSRRRRGPSARLAEELADRMARQGAGGWERAVAGPAS; encoded by the coding sequence TTGATCGACGTCCAGCGGCTCGCGGTGCTCCGCGAGGTGGCCCGGCAGGGCAGCTTCAACCGTGCGGCCGCGGAGCTGCGGTTCACGCCCTCCGCGGTCTCGCAGCAGATCGCCGCGCTGGAGCGCAGCCTGGGCGCCGCCGTCGTCGAACGCAGCACCCGCGGTGTGACGTTGACCGAGGCGGGCCGGCTGCTGGTCGAGGCCGCCGACGCGATCGCCGCCGAACTGGTCGACACCCAGCAGCGCATCGACCGGCTGACCGCCCCGCGTGCCGCGCTCACGGTGGCGACGTTCGCCAGCGGCGGCCGCCACCTGCTGCCGTCCGCGCTGGGGGACTTCGTCGTCGATCATCCCGAGGTGGAGCTGACCGTCCTGGAGCTGGAGCCCGAGGAGAGCCTGCCGTCGGTCCGCGAGGGGCGCGCGGACCTGGCCCTCGCCTACCACTTCGGCGGTCCGCCGCCCGCCCGCCCCGGCGACCGCTCCGGCCTGGACTGGACCCCGCTGCGGGCGGACCCGCTCCGCGTGGTGCTGCCGCGCGCGCATCCCGCCGCCGGCCGCGACGTGCTGCACCTGGCCGAACTGGCCGAGGAGCGCTGGGTGCTGGGCTGCCTCAAGTCGGCCGCGCAGCTGGCGCACCACGCGGACCTGGCCGGGGTGGAGCTGCACGTCTCGTGCAGCTCCACCGACTACGCCTTCGCGCAGTCCCTCGTCCGCGCGGGCATCGGCATCGCCCTGATCCCGGAGATCGCGCTCTCCCACGCCCCCGACCTCGCCGTCGTCCCCCTGGCCGCGCCCAGTCCCGTCCGCCATCTCGGCCTCGCCCTCTCCCGCCGCCGTCGCGGCCCGTCCGCCCGCCTGGCGGAGGAGCTGGCGGACCGGATGGCGCGGCAGGGCGCCGGTGGGTGGGAGCGGGCCGTCGCCGGCCCCGCCTCGTAG
- a CDS encoding DIP1984 family protein: MKLAEALAQRADATRHVEQLRARTVASARFQEGEEPAENAAELLGDADAVLDDLESLIRRINRTNASARMVGGGTLTDALARRDVLRLRHAVVTAAADAAAGRDQRGMGRQLRSELRMLSALPVAELRAKADVLAREIRETDVAIQRTNWEVDLLD; encoded by the coding sequence GTGAAGCTGGCGGAAGCGCTGGCACAGCGCGCGGACGCGACCCGACACGTCGAGCAGTTGCGGGCCCGGACCGTGGCGAGTGCCCGGTTCCAGGAGGGGGAGGAGCCTGCGGAGAACGCGGCGGAACTCCTCGGCGACGCGGACGCCGTACTCGACGACCTCGAGTCGCTGATCCGCAGGATCAACCGGACCAACGCGAGCGCGCGGATGGTCGGCGGCGGCACGCTCACCGACGCTCTCGCCCGCCGGGACGTGCTGCGACTTCGGCACGCGGTGGTGACCGCGGCGGCGGACGCGGCCGCGGGCCGGGACCAGCGCGGGATGGGTCGCCAACTGCGGTCCGAGCTGAGGATGCTCTCCGCGCTGCCGGTCGCGGAGCTGCGCGCCAAGGCGGACGTGCTGGCCCGCGAGATCCGCGAGACGGACGTGGCCATCCAGCGCACCAACTGGGAGGTCGACCTGCTGGACTGA
- a CDS encoding DUF5937 family protein — translation MQAELVFSTGDLAQTRFAVSPLWETVTGLRSLAAPPAHTPSLHRRWAAQVRPRLAAAGLDRGRLAELVPESGYLPDFLNPTPASPAPTLAEELADVRATPAGTVHRDLDFLAQNLGGRLPAGARTLRRDPEAGLARLAAEIESYWQLAVAPYWARIRALLEADIARRARLVAAQGAGRLLDELHPALSWKDDTLTLSGRNCVISRTGTGPGLLLIPSVFAWPCVLTRAVPDAPPQIAYPADGIATLWERPERGGDAGSAVAGVLGRTRAQLLTELDAPASTTELAARAGLSAPSVSEHLTALRAAGLATAHRAGRSVLYARTPLADALLAGPDSA, via the coding sequence GTGCAGGCAGAATTGGTGTTCTCCACCGGGGATCTCGCACAGACCCGCTTCGCGGTCTCGCCGCTCTGGGAGACCGTCACCGGCCTGCGGTCTCTCGCCGCGCCTCCCGCCCACACGCCGTCCCTGCACCGTCGCTGGGCCGCGCAGGTGCGGCCCCGGCTCGCGGCCGCCGGGCTCGACCGCGGGCGGCTGGCCGAACTGGTTCCGGAGTCGGGCTACCTGCCGGACTTCCTGAACCCGACCCCCGCCTCGCCCGCGCCCACCCTCGCCGAGGAGCTGGCCGACGTCCGGGCCACGCCCGCCGGGACGGTCCACCGCGACCTCGACTTCCTCGCGCAGAACCTCGGCGGCCGACTGCCCGCCGGCGCCCGTACGCTGCGCCGGGATCCCGAGGCCGGGCTCGCCCGGCTGGCGGCGGAGATCGAGAGCTACTGGCAGCTCGCCGTCGCGCCCTACTGGGCCAGGATCCGCGCCCTGCTGGAGGCGGACATCGCCCGCCGGGCCCGGCTGGTCGCCGCGCAGGGGGCAGGCCGGCTGCTGGACGAGCTGCATCCGGCGCTGAGCTGGAAGGACGACACGCTCACCCTCAGCGGCCGGAACTGCGTCATCTCCCGTACCGGGACGGGTCCCGGGCTGCTGCTGATCCCCTCGGTCTTCGCCTGGCCGTGCGTGCTGACCCGCGCCGTTCCCGACGCCCCGCCGCAGATCGCCTATCCCGCCGACGGGATCGCCACGCTCTGGGAGCGGCCCGAGCGGGGCGGTGACGCCGGGTCGGCCGTCGCCGGGGTCCTCGGCCGGACCCGGGCGCAGCTGCTGACCGAGCTGGACGCGCCCGCGTCGACCACCGAGCTCGCGGCCCGGGCCGGGCTGTCCGCGCCGAGCGTGTCCGAGCACCTCACCGCGCTGCGCGCGGCCGGCCTGGCCACCGCGCACCGCGCGGGGCGGTCGGTGCTGTACGCCCGCACGCCGCTGGCCGACGCCCTGCTGGCCGGGCCTGACTCCGCCTGA
- a CDS encoding isocitrate lyase/PEP mutase family protein, whose translation MSVDASPGTREKALRLRALADSSLLVLPNAWDAGSAAVIASTGAPVVATTSGGVAWSLGRGDGQHASREAMVAAARRVVAAVDVPVTVDAEGGYGAEPDAVATTVTALVAAGAVGANLEDSRAVGGPLFSADDQAARLRAAREAATSAGLPEFWLNARTDVFLFGIGEPEDRLADVLLRAKAYAAAGADGIFVPGLLDLDALRELCAASPLPVNAMLVPGGPTVPELAATGVRRVSAGTALAQSAYGAARQAAAELLGPGTLTSLDAGLGFGELNGLFDA comes from the coding sequence ATGTCTGTTGACGCTTCCCCCGGGACCCGGGAGAAGGCGCTGCGCCTGCGCGCCCTGGCCGACTCCTCCCTGCTCGTCCTGCCGAACGCGTGGGACGCGGGCAGCGCGGCGGTGATCGCCTCGACCGGCGCGCCCGTCGTCGCCACCACCAGCGGCGGCGTCGCCTGGTCGCTGGGCCGCGGCGACGGCCAGCACGCGAGCCGGGAGGCGATGGTCGCCGCGGCGCGGCGGGTCGTGGCGGCGGTCGACGTGCCGGTCACCGTCGACGCCGAAGGCGGTTACGGCGCCGAACCGGACGCGGTGGCGACGACGGTGACCGCGCTGGTGGCGGCGGGCGCGGTCGGCGCCAACCTGGAGGACTCCCGCGCGGTGGGCGGCCCGCTCTTCTCCGCCGACGACCAGGCCGCGAGGCTGCGCGCGGCACGCGAGGCGGCGACGTCGGCGGGCCTGCCCGAGTTCTGGCTCAACGCCCGCACGGACGTCTTCCTCTTCGGCATCGGCGAGCCGGAGGACAGGCTCGCCGACGTGCTGCTGCGCGCGAAGGCCTACGCGGCGGCGGGCGCGGACGGCATCTTCGTCCCCGGCCTGCTCGATCTCGACGCCCTGCGCGAGCTGTGCGCGGCGTCGCCGCTCCCGGTCAACGCGATGCTGGTGCCAGGCGGTCCGACCGTGCCCGAGCTCGCGGCGACCGGCGTCCGCCGCGTCAGCGCGGGCACGGCCCTGGCCCAGTCCGCGTACGGCGCTGCGCGCCAGGCCGCCGCAGAACTCCTGGGCCCGGGCACGTTGACCTCCCTCGACGCCGGCCTGGGCTTCGGCGAGCTGAACGGCCTCTTCGACGCGTAG
- a CDS encoding HAMP domain-containing sensor histidine kinase, producing the protein MTAAEGAGRRRGSLARNIVALTTLVAALAVALTGLVAWQTAAHGAEQRERDQLARHAKVLSSLPALSGVIFAGGQLLGGPNGTQLAVIAADGTVTGTAGPAVDTTSRAELLAGRPVSGTGLLAGQKVLLVGEPGVRGGAVVLTEPYTIVSDDVDRIRRNTLLPLLVGMLGAGLAGALLARRTARPLVSAAGVAHRLAAGERGVRAPVDGPREAAEIGRALNVLEEALAHSEDRQRRFLLSVSHELRTPLTALQGYAEALADGLVEPDRLPEVGGILAGETRRLDRFLADLLDLARLEADDFRLEPAPTDLAALVGEAAAFWTGPCERQGVELRFEEPGQPVVVTTDAFRVRQLIDGLVQNALRVTPADAPLVLAVRPAPDGGAELQVRDGGPGLTEADVAVAFDSGVLTERYRGTRTVGSGLGLAIAHRLSGRLGGVITAHGHGPEGGAAFTVTLPPAPTT; encoded by the coding sequence ATGACGGCGGCCGAGGGCGCCGGGCGTCGGCGCGGTTCGCTCGCGCGCAACATCGTCGCGCTGACCACGCTCGTGGCCGCCCTGGCGGTCGCGCTCACCGGGCTGGTGGCCTGGCAGACCGCCGCGCACGGCGCCGAGCAGCGCGAACGCGACCAGCTCGCGCGGCACGCCAAGGTGCTGAGCAGTCTGCCCGCCCTCTCGGGGGTGATCTTCGCCGGCGGCCAGCTGCTGGGCGGGCCGAACGGCACGCAGCTGGCGGTCATCGCCGCGGACGGCACCGTCACGGGAACGGCCGGACCGGCCGTCGACACGACCTCCAGGGCGGAGCTGCTCGCGGGGCGGCCCGTCTCGGGGACCGGTCTGCTGGCCGGTCAGAAGGTGCTGCTGGTGGGCGAGCCCGGCGTGCGGGGCGGGGCCGTCGTGCTGACCGAGCCCTACACGATCGTCAGCGACGACGTGGACCGGATCAGACGCAACACCCTGCTGCCGCTGCTCGTCGGCATGCTCGGAGCCGGCCTCGCCGGCGCGCTGCTGGCCCGGAGGACCGCCCGGCCGCTGGTCTCGGCCGCCGGGGTCGCGCACCGTCTCGCGGCAGGGGAACGCGGCGTCCGGGCACCGGTCGACGGCCCGCGTGAGGCCGCCGAGATCGGACGGGCGCTGAACGTGCTGGAGGAAGCCCTGGCCCACAGCGAGGACCGGCAACGGCGGTTCCTGCTCTCGGTCTCGCACGAGCTGCGGACCCCGCTGACCGCCCTCCAGGGCTACGCCGAGGCGCTCGCCGACGGACTGGTCGAACCGGACCGGCTGCCCGAGGTCGGCGGGATCCTGGCGGGGGAGACCCGCCGACTGGACCGCTTCCTCGCCGACCTGCTGGACCTGGCCCGGCTGGAGGCCGACGACTTCCGCCTCGAACCTGCCCCCACCGATCTTGCCGCGCTGGTCGGCGAGGCGGCGGCGTTCTGGACCGGCCCGTGCGAACGGCAGGGCGTCGAGCTGCGGTTCGAGGAACCCGGGCAGCCGGTCGTCGTCACGACCGACGCCTTCCGGGTGCGCCAGCTGATCGACGGCCTGGTCCAGAACGCGCTGCGGGTCACTCCTGCCGACGCGCCGCTCGTGCTCGCCGTCCGGCCCGCCCCGGACGGCGGCGCGGAACTCCAGGTCCGCGACGGCGGACCAGGGCTCACCGAGGCGGACGTCGCGGTGGCCTTCGACAGTGGTGTGCTGACCGAGCGTTACCGGGGAACCCGCACGGTCGGCAGCGGTCTCGGCCTGGCCATCGCCCACCGCCTCTCCGGCCGCCTCGGCGGCGTCATCACCGCCCACGGGCACGGCCCCGAAGGCGGCGCCGCCTTCACCGTCACCCTGCCGCCCGCGCCGACCACCTGA
- a CDS encoding LmeA family phospholipid-binding protein, with protein MSGRFARTRASLRRRRAIVVTVCAVFVITAVSGELAARQLIRDRIAGSAHALGGDLTVGEGGDLALWDLVSQNIARLDLSSDDATLGPLSHVAVRASLDDIRLGGARPTVGSTHARVTVSTDSITEAIRSAAPTVSVSSVTGEPSNGTILVAVGPGGIGQLTLHPQVKDGRFTLAVAGLTVFGRPVRTTGLGGAALGSGPQPAYPLGLHATAVTVRPDALLIDLTGGAATLSAA; from the coding sequence ATGAGCGGCCGCTTCGCCAGGACGCGGGCCTCGCTGCGCCGGCGCCGCGCGATCGTCGTCACCGTGTGCGCGGTGTTCGTGATCACGGCCGTCAGCGGGGAACTGGCCGCCCGTCAGCTGATCCGGGACCGGATCGCGGGCTCGGCCCATGCGCTGGGCGGGGACCTGACCGTCGGGGAGGGTGGTGACCTCGCCCTGTGGGACCTGGTCAGTCAGAACATCGCCCGTCTCGATCTGAGCAGCGACGACGCGACCCTCGGCCCGCTCTCCCATGTGGCCGTCCGGGCGAGCCTGGACGACATCCGCCTCGGCGGCGCCCGGCCGACGGTCGGCAGCACGCACGCCCGGGTCACCGTGTCCACCGACTCGATCACCGAGGCGATCCGGAGCGCCGCACCCACGGTGTCGGTCTCCTCGGTGACCGGCGAACCGTCGAACGGGACGATCCTGGTGGCTGTCGGTCCCGGCGGTATCGGGCAGCTGACGCTGCATCCGCAGGTCAAGGACGGCAGGTTCACGCTGGCGGTGGCAGGACTGACCGTCTTCGGCCGTCCGGTCCGGACGACCGGCCTCGGCGGCGCCGCGCTGGGGTCGGGACCGCAGCCGGCGTACCCGCTCGGCCTGCACGCCACCGCGGTGACCGTCCGGCCGGACGCCCTGCTGATCGATCTGACCGGCGGCGCCGCCACCCTGTCCGCCGCCTGA
- a CDS encoding RNA polymerase sigma factor, giving the protein MEPHHRAPDVPGREGSDAGDAGDAGDDAQLVRSADEAAAFAPLVEQHSTALHGYFVRRAPHAADDLLAETWLQAFTARRSFDPALGTARGWLFGVARNVLLLHLRRTARSTPAPAPEVADPWQAVDQRLDAGALAPQLRRALADLPAEERELMLLIAWEQLTPSEAAAVVGIPAGTARSRLHRARGRMRERLTPSWHPARLSVTGEPA; this is encoded by the coding sequence GTGGAACCGCACCATCGCGCTCCCGACGTCCCCGGTCGCGAAGGGAGCGACGCGGGCGACGCGGGCGACGCGGGCGACGACGCCCAGCTGGTCCGCTCGGCCGACGAGGCCGCCGCTTTCGCGCCGCTGGTGGAGCAGCACTCGACCGCTCTGCACGGCTACTTCGTCCGCCGGGCGCCGCACGCGGCCGACGACCTGCTCGCCGAGACCTGGTTGCAGGCCTTCACGGCGCGCCGCAGCTTCGACCCCGCCCTGGGGACCGCACGCGGCTGGCTCTTCGGGGTGGCCCGCAACGTCCTGCTGCTGCACCTGCGGCGCACCGCGCGGAGCACGCCGGCGCCCGCGCCGGAGGTCGCCGACCCCTGGCAGGCGGTCGACCAGCGGCTGGACGCCGGCGCGCTGGCACCACAGCTGCGTCGGGCGCTGGCCGATCTGCCGGCGGAGGAGCGCGAGTTGATGCTGCTCATCGCCTGGGAGCAGCTCACGCCCAGCGAGGCCGCCGCCGTCGTGGGCATCCCGGCCGGGACGGCCCGCTCCCGGCTCCACCGCGCCAGAGGCCGGATGCGTGAGCGGCTGACGCCCTCGTGGCACCCGGCACGCCTCAGCGTGACCGGTGAACCGGCGTGA
- a CDS encoding NAD-dependent epimerase/dehydratase family protein: MNSPISLDGRQVCVIGGSRYFGRRLVQELRDAGAAVSVVNRGSAPPPPGVTHLLADRDDEAALRAALGDRRFDVVVDQVCYTPRQARVASRVFAGRTGRYVMTSTVEVYAELGRPGGAPLAEDALDLAAQRVDLELPWEEPAFLESHYGEGKRQAEAVFSAQRGFDFAAVRTAHVLGGADFTGRLAHYVERIDLGLPVLVHARPQPASFVHEAEIARFLAWAAAADFTGPVNAASQDPLDVRALGLALAVGREPVFELVTPGTAASPFSFDRGYPLNVSRAARLGFVFSRTADWLPAVAEEARA, encoded by the coding sequence ATGAACAGTCCGATCAGCCTCGACGGCCGACAGGTGTGCGTCATCGGCGGCAGCCGCTACTTCGGGCGGCGCCTGGTGCAGGAGCTGCGCGACGCGGGCGCGGCGGTCTCCGTCGTCAACCGCGGCTCCGCACCGCCCCCGCCCGGCGTCACCCACCTGCTCGCCGACCGCGACGACGAGGCCGCCCTGCGTGCGGCGCTCGGCGACCGCCGCTTCGACGTCGTGGTGGACCAGGTCTGCTACACGCCGCGGCAGGCCCGTGTCGCGAGTCGGGTCTTCGCGGGGCGCACCGGCCGTTACGTGATGACCTCGACGGTCGAGGTCTACGCCGAGCTGGGCCGCCCCGGCGGCGCGCCGCTCGCCGAGGACGCGCTGGACCTGGCGGCGCAGCGGGTGGATCTCGAACTGCCCTGGGAGGAACCCGCTTTCCTTGAATCGCACTACGGCGAGGGCAAGCGGCAGGCCGAGGCCGTGTTCTCGGCGCAGCGCGGGTTCGACTTCGCCGCGGTCAGGACCGCCCACGTGCTCGGCGGCGCCGACTTCACCGGCCGCCTGGCCCACTACGTCGAGCGCATCGACCTGGGCCTGCCGGTGCTGGTCCACGCCCGGCCGCAGCCGGCCTCCTTCGTCCACGAGGCGGAGATCGCCCGCTTTCTGGCCTGGGCGGCCGCCGCGGACTTCACCGGGCCGGTCAACGCGGCCTCGCAGGACCCGCTGGACGTCCGCGCGTTGGGCCTCGCCCTCGCCGTCGGAAGGGAGCCGGTGTTCGAGCTCGTCACGCCGGGCACGGCGGCCTCGCCGTTCTCCTTCGACCGCGGCTACCCGCTCAACGTCTCCCGTGCGGCGCGGCTCGGTTTCGTCTTCTCACGGACCGCCGACTGGCTGCCCGCCGTCGCCGAGGAGGCACGCGCGTGA